One Paenibacillus sp. FSL H7-0737 DNA segment encodes these proteins:
- a CDS encoding metallophosphoesterase family protein, which produces MKVGVVSDTHMSRMAKSLPKALIAEFQNVDLILHLGDWVSMGIYDLLSELAPVEGIAGNNDGDEIIARFGERKIITLEGIRIGMVHGHTPHSRKGTDGNALLAFANDEVDCILFGHSHQPLLREENGILLFNPGSPTDKRREKLYSFGILDIEAGKVSARHVFYDSKE; this is translated from the coding sequence ATGAAAGTAGGAGTCGTATCTGATACACATATGTCAAGAATGGCTAAGTCTCTGCCAAAGGCGTTGATAGCAGAGTTTCAAAATGTGGATTTAATCTTGCATCTCGGTGATTGGGTGAGTATGGGAATCTATGATTTACTGTCAGAACTAGCACCGGTGGAGGGGATTGCCGGAAACAATGATGGCGATGAGATCATTGCGCGTTTCGGAGAGCGCAAGATCATTACCCTTGAAGGAATCCGGATTGGCATGGTACATGGACATACGCCACATTCCCGCAAAGGAACGGATGGGAATGCACTGCTTGCTTTTGCGAATGATGAGGTGGATTGTATTCTCTTCGGTCATTCACATCAGCCCTTGCTAAGAGAGGAGAATGGTATCCTGCTATTTAATCCAGGTTCTCCTACAGATAAGCGGCGTGAGAAATTGTATTCTTTCGGAATTTTAGATATCGAAGCGGGTAAAGTTAGTGCCCGGCATGTGTTCTACGATTCAAAGGAATAA
- a CDS encoding GNAT family N-acetyltransferase, translating to MNNYRIERVVLDDLERLIPLFDEYRVFYGAASDREGARVFLADRLKLNESVILMVVEGEGDEKRARGFTQLYPSFSSVTMERLWILNDLFVTAEIRGQGLGAMLLESARDYAVSTNTKGLSLTTMTENVVAQRLYEAHGYIRDDEFFTYNLFF from the coding sequence ATGAACAATTATCGGATAGAACGAGTGGTTCTGGATGATTTAGAACGGCTCATCCCATTATTTGATGAGTATCGAGTATTTTATGGAGCAGCCTCAGATCGGGAAGGTGCACGCGTCTTCTTAGCCGACAGACTAAAGCTGAATGAATCTGTGATCCTTATGGTGGTTGAGGGGGAAGGCGATGAGAAACGCGCGCGGGGCTTCACACAGCTCTATCCTTCTTTTTCATCGGTTACGATGGAGCGCCTCTGGATACTGAATGATTTGTTCGTTACTGCAGAAATCCGAGGGCAAGGGCTAGGTGCTATGCTACTGGAAAGTGCTAGAGATTATGCGGTCTCTACGAATACGAAGGGCTTATCCCTGACAACGATGACGGAGAATGTGGTGGCGCAGCGGTTATATGAAGCGCATGGCTACATTCGGGATGATGAATTTTTTACCTATAACCTTTTTTTCTAA
- a CDS encoding HAD family hydrolase, producing the protein METSHKLAIFFDLDDTLYDHLVPFKEAVREVLSPDESSLDFAELFYKVRHHSDVLWPMYLRGEIPLEETRVRRLELAFAEYGLQINRDQATAVQAAYIGRQYTIQMIDGVREHLERFIADGHKVGIITNGPKDHQMSKIRGLGLDQIIPEDMIFISDAVGLAKPDPEIFIHVNQKTGTLADNSLYIGDTWANDVVGALAAGWKVCWYNPRGRQPATDHKPSYIFTNYKEFGELPLV; encoded by the coding sequence GTGGAAACAAGTCATAAGTTGGCAATCTTTTTTGATCTCGATGATACGTTGTATGATCATCTGGTACCATTTAAAGAAGCGGTACGGGAAGTGCTCAGCCCAGATGAGAGTAGTCTGGACTTTGCAGAATTATTTTATAAAGTGAGACATCATAGCGATGTGTTGTGGCCAATGTATTTGCGCGGTGAGATTCCGCTTGAAGAGACGAGGGTGCGCCGTTTGGAGCTTGCTTTTGCCGAGTATGGTTTGCAGATTAATCGTGATCAAGCCACGGCGGTTCAAGCGGCATATATTGGACGTCAATATACGATTCAGATGATTGATGGCGTGCGTGAGCATCTTGAACGATTTATTGCGGATGGTCATAAGGTAGGCATTATTACGAATGGACCGAAGGATCATCAGATGAGTAAGATTCGTGGACTAGGCTTAGATCAGATTATTCCCGAGGACATGATCTTTATTTCTGATGCTGTAGGTCTTGCTAAACCAGACCCAGAAATATTCATACACGTAAACCAAAAGACGGGTACTTTGGCGGACAATTCGCTTTATATAGGGGATACTTGGGCTAACGATGTAGTTGGAGCACTTGCGGCTGGATGGAAGGTTTGCTGGTACAATCCGAGAGGAAGACAACCGGCTACGGATCATAAGCCTAGTTATATTTTTACTAATTATAAGGAATTTGGCGAGCTTCCTTTGGTGTGA
- a CDS encoding RCC1 domain-containing protein, protein MNLVKPLTSIAAGYRHTALLKSDGTVTAVGDNKYGQCDVSDWCDMIAVAAGNAHTGNAHTIGLKSDGTVAAVGWNKYDQCDVSGWADIVAVAAGWRRSVGLKSDGTVVAVGRNNEGQCNVSDWRDIVAVAAGDWHTVGLKTDSTVTIVGNNRYGQRNVNDWHDIVAIAAGYLHTVGLKSNGTVVAAGRNHEDQCNVTSWHGIVAIAAGSHHTIGLKSDGTAVAVGWNKHGECNISDWRDIVAVTAGCTHTIGLKSDGTVVAVGNNEHGQCDVSGWRGIQLPEN, encoded by the coding sequence ATGAACCTTGTGAAACCCCTAACTTCCATAGCGGCGGGCTATCGTCATACCGCCCTCCTTAAATCAGACGGCACGGTGACGGCTGTAGGTGATAATAAATATGGCCAATGTGATGTAAGTGACTGGTGCGATATGATAGCGGTTGCGGCGGGTAATGCTCATACCGGTAATGCTCATACCATCGGGCTTAAATCAGATGGTACGGTGGCGGCTGTGGGTTGGAATAAGTATGACCAATGCGATGTAAGCGGCTGGGCTGATATTGTGGCGGTAGCTGCGGGTTGGCGTCGTAGTGTCGGACTTAAATCGGATGGCACGGTGGTTGCTGTGGGTCGAAATAATGAAGGCCAATGCAATGTAAGTGACTGGCGTGATATAGTAGCAGTTGCTGCGGGTGATTGGCATACCGTCGGGCTTAAAACGGACAGCACGGTGACAATTGTGGGTAATAATCGGTATGGCCAACGCAATGTAAATGATTGGCATGACATAGTGGCTATAGCGGCGGGTTACCTTCATACCGTCGGTCTTAAATCGAACGGCACGGTAGTTGCTGCGGGTCGAAATCATGAAGACCAGTGTAATGTAACCAGCTGGCACGGTATTGTGGCTATAGCGGCAGGTAGTCATCATACCATCGGTCTTAAATCAGACGGTACAGCGGTTGCTGTGGGTTGGAATAAGCACGGCGAATGCAATATAAGTGACTGGCGCGATATAGTGGCGGTAACGGCAGGTTGCACTCATACCATCGGTCTTAAATCGGACGGTACGGTGGTTGCTGTGGGTAATAACGAACATGGACAATGCGATGTAAGCGGGTGGCGCGGCATTCAACTACCCGAAAATTAG
- a CDS encoding FAD:protein FMN transferase yields MFKNKKTTLILVVIVIALIAVGAWLITKDKDDKTAGTTGSATTAGKGEEKSLSQTFYIYDTVVNIKVFGATVEQKNMDDIQQMLERMDMELSRTKEGGETYAVNQAAGKEAVVVSDETLDVIKQSIQYAKEMDGLFDPTIGPLIDLWNIGSGGDKVPPQAEIDKAKSLTNYKDVEIDEAAKTVKLMKENMVLDLGGIGKGYAADRIADYLKEQGLNSAMINLGGSSIIALGKKPNGTEWNIGLQDPDQSRGTQLGTIKISDEVIDASGVYERYFMQDNVRYHHILDPRTGYPSQNGLKSLTIMSPNATDADALSTGVFLMGIEEGMKYLESLPDDVEAFFITDDNKIYATKGIKERMNLTDPTYSFAD; encoded by the coding sequence ATGTTCAAGAACAAAAAAACGACGCTGATCCTCGTTGTAATCGTCATCGCCCTCATAGCTGTCGGCGCTTGGCTAATTACTAAGGATAAGGACGATAAAACAGCGGGAACTACGGGTAGCGCAACAACAGCCGGAAAAGGAGAGGAAAAGTCTCTCTCACAAACCTTTTATATTTATGACACTGTTGTGAATATCAAAGTGTTCGGTGCTACAGTAGAACAGAAAAATATGGATGATATCCAGCAGATGCTGGAGCGAATGGATATGGAGCTTAGCCGCACCAAAGAAGGTGGAGAGACTTACGCAGTCAATCAGGCAGCAGGAAAAGAAGCGGTTGTTGTTTCTGACGAGACCCTGGATGTAATTAAACAATCCATACAATACGCAAAGGAAATGGACGGGCTATTTGATCCTACAATCGGTCCGTTAATCGATCTATGGAATATTGGTAGCGGTGGAGATAAGGTCCCTCCCCAAGCTGAAATTGATAAAGCGAAGAGCCTAACCAATTACAAGGACGTTGAAATTGATGAAGCTGCGAAAACTGTAAAGCTGATGAAGGAAAATATGGTGCTAGATCTGGGCGGTATTGGTAAAGGTTATGCTGCTGACCGTATCGCTGATTATTTGAAAGAGCAAGGTCTAAATAGCGCTATGATTAATCTCGGAGGCAGCAGTATTATTGCTCTCGGTAAGAAGCCAAACGGAACGGAATGGAATATCGGATTACAGGATCCAGATCAAAGCCGTGGCACACAGCTAGGAACCATTAAGATCTCAGATGAGGTCATCGATGCTTCAGGTGTATATGAACGGTATTTTATGCAGGACAATGTTCGTTACCATCATATCCTTGATCCACGCACAGGATATCCCTCACAGAACGGTCTCAAAAGCCTTACCATTATGAGCCCGAATGCAACAGATGCGGATGCCTTATCCACTGGGGTATTCCTGATGGGAATCGAGGAGGGCATGAAATATCTTGAATCTTTACCTGATGATGTTGAAGCTTTCTTTATTACCGACGACAACAAAATCTATGCCACTAAAGGCATAAAAGAAAGAATGAACCTGACAGATCCAACGTATAGCTTCGCAGATTAA
- a CDS encoding glycosyltransferase family 2 protein, producing the protein MYDLSIVIPTRNRIDDLTVCIESIGKQTQLEDISIELWIVDDGEIPEDRLAYCREILTGLPQAKLHYHRKTKPGLWLSRYEALGLIHAEIMLHLDDDAELDDSLYIRRLLDTYAADDSIIGVGGVAKGIHSSMPSRLFGMLTGQMSGSPGRLSASMFAGSQFLWGEKKHVFETDFFHGCNMSFRRSALRDIKPYPWMTSYSIAEDIYLSHLASRYGKLVINPAMKIIHHESPGSRDKAGVVAHATAINHYYLLNLRKAPFMNYAALIWTLTCLTAKATLKRNFKAVSGYAKGILFVLNPRKNKYSEYMLD; encoded by the coding sequence ATGTATGATCTATCTATAGTGATTCCTACCCGTAACCGAATCGACGACCTTACGGTGTGCATAGAGTCCATTGGCAAGCAGACACAGCTTGAAGACATCTCCATCGAGCTATGGATTGTCGACGACGGTGAGATCCCTGAGGACAGATTAGCCTATTGTCGTGAAATACTAACTGGATTACCGCAGGCTAAACTTCATTATCATCGCAAAACTAAGCCTGGTCTCTGGCTTTCCCGTTACGAAGCGCTAGGACTGATCCATGCAGAAATTATGCTCCACTTAGATGATGATGCAGAATTAGATGACTCCTTATATATTCGACGATTGCTAGATACTTATGCAGCCGATGATTCCATTATTGGTGTAGGTGGTGTAGCCAAAGGCATACATAGTAGCATGCCAAGCAGGCTATTCGGTATGCTAACCGGACAAATGTCCGGATCACCAGGCAGATTGTCGGCAAGTATGTTTGCAGGCTCGCAATTCCTTTGGGGAGAGAAGAAGCATGTATTTGAAACTGATTTTTTTCACGGCTGCAATATGTCCTTCCGGCGCTCGGCACTACGTGATATTAAACCCTATCCATGGATGACAAGCTATTCCATAGCCGAAGATATTTATTTGTCTCATTTGGCCAGCCGTTATGGCAAGCTTGTGATTAATCCCGCGATGAAAATCATCCATCATGAGTCGCCAGGCTCTCGCGATAAGGCAGGCGTTGTAGCACATGCTACCGCCATCAACCACTACTATCTGCTCAACTTGCGTAAAGCTCCTTTTATGAATTATGCTGCCTTGATCTGGACATTGACTTGTCTGACGGCTAAAGCAACTCTAAAACGGAATTTCAAAGCTGTTAGCGGATATGCCAAGGGTATCCTCTTCGTATTAAATCCTCGCAAGAATAAATATAGTGAATATATGCTCGATTAA
- a CDS encoding DsbA family oxidoreductase: MRIDIWSDYACPFCYIGKRRLENALSQFPNRDQVEVVFRSFQLDPHAEVSTDKNIHELLATKYGMSIEKAKAMNAQLAEQAQDVGLEFNFDTVEHTNTFDSHRLSHFASSKGKGAEMSERLLRAYFTDSLNLGDRSVLATLAAEVGLDQAEVAAMLETDAYTAEVNGDIEEGSRLNITGVPFFVFNNKYALSGAQPGPVFTEVLDTVWAEEQAGPKLQVVGNGKSEVSTDDGCADGSCNI; this comes from the coding sequence ATGAGAATAGATATTTGGTCCGATTATGCGTGTCCATTTTGTTATATTGGTAAAAGACGTTTGGAGAATGCGCTGAGTCAATTTCCGAACCGTGATCAAGTAGAGGTGGTATTCCGTAGCTTTCAACTAGATCCACACGCAGAGGTGAGTACAGATAAGAATATTCATGAGCTGTTGGCTACCAAATACGGAATGTCTATCGAAAAAGCAAAAGCAATGAATGCTCAGTTAGCTGAGCAAGCACAAGATGTGGGATTGGAATTCAATTTTGATACAGTGGAGCATACGAATACTTTCGACAGCCACCGCCTGAGTCACTTTGCAAGCTCAAAAGGAAAAGGTGCAGAAATGTCCGAACGTTTGCTACGTGCCTACTTTACGGATTCATTGAATCTTGGAGACCGCAGTGTACTTGCTACACTTGCTGCCGAGGTAGGGCTGGATCAGGCAGAAGTTGCGGCAATGCTGGAGACAGATGCTTACACAGCTGAAGTGAACGGCGATATCGAGGAAGGAAGCCGTCTTAATATTACCGGTGTACCATTCTTCGTGTTCAACAATAAATATGCGTTATCTGGTGCACAGCCAGGACCTGTATTTACAGAGGTGTTGGATACTGTGTGGGCGGAGGAGCAAGCAGGGCCAAAGCTGCAGGTGGTTGGCAATGGAAAATCCGAAGTATCCACGGATGATGGCTGCGCAGATGGATCTTGCAATATATAA
- a CDS encoding oleate hydratase — protein MKKEYGNKQVYFVGGGIASLAGAAYLVRDCDFPGQNIHIIEEMKILGGSNDGAGDAEHGYVIRGGRMLNDETYENTWDLLMSIPSLDHPEKSVREEIIEFDTANPTHANARLVNRNGEVEDVLSMGFDMADRLAMGKLIITPEEKMGKARINDWFGPHFFTTNFWYMWATTFAFQPWHSAVELKRYMIRFVHEFPRIQTLEGVTRTPYNQYDSIILPMHKYLEGFGVDFTLKCTVTDLQFKDGDGITVTQMNVLRQGVPDVINISEDDIVIVTNGSMTEGSSLGSMTSAPRLNGKGSSWKLWENIAVKKPGLGNPSSFDDHIDGSKWESFTVTFRDSKFFDLMEKFTRNRAGTGALVTFKDSSWLMSVVLAFQPHFRNQPEHVKVFWGYGLYPDNVGDFVKKKMSECTGEEIMEELIGHLHFEEHKDEIMATANCIPCMMPYITSQFMPRLNSDRPKVVPEGSTNLAFVGQYCEIPDDVVFTEEYSIRAARTAVYTLLGINRPIEPINQHQYDVRTLFTSFITSFR, from the coding sequence GTGAAAAAAGAGTACGGTAATAAACAGGTTTATTTTGTCGGTGGCGGAATTGCATCCTTAGCGGGCGCGGCTTACCTGGTCAGAGACTGTGACTTTCCGGGACAGAACATTCACATTATTGAAGAGATGAAGATTCTCGGTGGCAGCAACGACGGCGCAGGTGACGCTGAGCACGGTTATGTCATTCGCGGTGGCCGGATGCTCAACGATGAGACCTATGAGAATACATGGGATCTACTCATGTCGATTCCCTCCCTCGACCATCCTGAGAAATCCGTTAGAGAAGAGATTATAGAATTCGATACCGCCAATCCAACACATGCTAACGCTAGACTCGTTAACCGCAACGGTGAGGTGGAAGATGTATTATCCATGGGCTTTGATATGGCTGACCGGCTTGCGATGGGTAAATTAATTATTACACCGGAAGAAAAAATGGGGAAAGCTCGGATTAACGACTGGTTTGGTCCACACTTTTTCACCACGAACTTCTGGTATATGTGGGCTACTACTTTCGCCTTCCAACCTTGGCATAGCGCGGTAGAGCTTAAACGATATATGATTCGCTTCGTTCATGAGTTCCCAAGAATACAAACCCTGGAAGGCGTAACCCGCACTCCATATAACCAGTATGATTCCATCATCTTACCTATGCACAAATATCTCGAAGGCTTTGGTGTAGACTTTACATTGAAATGTACAGTAACTGACCTGCAGTTCAAAGATGGAGATGGCATTACCGTAACCCAAATGAACGTCCTGCGCCAAGGTGTCCCAGACGTTATTAACATAAGCGAAGACGATATCGTAATCGTCACGAACGGCTCCATGACTGAAGGATCAAGCCTTGGATCCATGACCTCTGCCCCACGTCTCAATGGGAAAGGTAGCTCATGGAAGTTATGGGAGAACATCGCCGTCAAAAAACCAGGTCTCGGCAATCCATCCTCCTTCGATGATCATATCGATGGTTCGAAATGGGAGTCCTTTACCGTGACCTTCCGAGATTCCAAATTCTTCGATCTTATGGAGAAATTCACTCGCAATCGTGCGGGTACTGGCGCATTGGTTACCTTTAAAGATTCAAGCTGGTTAATGTCCGTTGTCTTAGCCTTCCAACCGCATTTCCGCAATCAACCGGAGCATGTAAAAGTATTCTGGGGCTACGGTTTATACCCTGACAACGTAGGAGACTTCGTGAAGAAGAAAATGAGCGAATGTACCGGGGAAGAAATTATGGAAGAATTAATCGGTCATCTTCATTTCGAAGAACATAAGGACGAGATCATGGCAACTGCCAACTGTATACCATGTATGATGCCTTATATCACTTCACAATTCATGCCTAGATTAAATAGTGACCGACCTAAAGTAGTTCCTGAAGGCTCCACTAACCTTGCGTTCGTTGGCCAATATTGCGAAATTCCAGATGATGTTGTATTCACGGAAGAATACTCTATCAGAGCAGCAAGAACTGCAGTATACACCTTGCTCGGCATTAACCGGCCTATCGAACCAATCAATCAGCATCAGTATGATGTCCGCACCTTGTTCACAAGCTTCATCACTTCTTTTAGATAA
- a CDS encoding TetR-like C-terminal domain-containing protein has product MSNSFLTKNALSHSLKELMEHTSLNKITVKQLVDHCGLNRQTFYYHFQDIFDLLGWIYKTEAVESIAQYRSYSTWTDGFYRIFCYIERNKTFCCNTLNSLGRNHLDAYLYEVTNDLIMGVINELSAGMEVSHEDKHFIANFYTLAFTGLVIQWMRDGMKEHPDHIIEKLSVLIEGNFLKALHKYENKPL; this is encoded by the coding sequence TTGTCCAATTCTTTTCTAACCAAAAATGCATTGTCCCATTCCTTAAAAGAACTAATGGAACATACGTCGCTCAATAAAATTACAGTCAAACAGCTCGTGGACCATTGCGGACTAAATCGACAAACTTTCTATTATCATTTTCAAGATATATTTGATTTACTCGGTTGGATCTATAAGACTGAGGCTGTAGAGAGCATCGCCCAGTATCGTAGCTACAGTACGTGGACGGACGGTTTTTATAGAATCTTCTGCTATATCGAACGAAATAAAACCTTTTGCTGCAACACCTTGAACTCACTGGGCAGAAATCATCTGGATGCGTATCTATACGAAGTGACGAATGATCTCATTATGGGTGTCATAAACGAACTGTCCGCCGGGATGGAGGTTAGCCATGAAGATAAACATTTCATTGCTAACTTCTATACACTGGCCTTCACAGGCCTTGTCATTCAGTGGATGAGAGACGGGATGAAGGAGCATCCGGATCACATTATCGAGAAGCTAAGTGTACTCATTGAGGGGAATTTTCTAAAAGCTTTGCACAAATATGAGAACAAGCCGTTGTAA
- a CDS encoding GNAT family N-acetyltransferase produces MTTAHHYECIERLPTPEEHASLWEAVGWGNVNTEMTAASLAHSVYGMVVVQEDKVIGMGRIVGDGHMYFYIQDVAVFPEFQGQGIGNVIIEQLLHYIRSHCFSGAFVGLFASHGNDTFYERYGFQNHAPGMTGMFKVME; encoded by the coding sequence ATGACAACAGCACATCATTATGAATGTATTGAACGTTTACCCACGCCTGAGGAGCATGCCTCCTTATGGGAAGCTGTCGGTTGGGGGAACGTGAATACGGAAATGACCGCAGCCTCTCTCGCTCATTCGGTGTATGGTATGGTCGTTGTACAGGAAGACAAGGTTATCGGTATGGGGCGGATCGTCGGCGATGGTCATATGTATTTCTATATTCAGGACGTAGCCGTGTTTCCCGAATTTCAGGGCCAAGGCATTGGTAATGTCATTATTGAGCAGCTACTACACTATATTCGATCTCATTGTTTTTCTGGCGCGTTCGTCGGACTTTTCGCATCACATGGGAATGATACCTTTTACGAACGATACGGCTTTCAGAATCATGCCCCGGGTATGACGGGCATGTTCAAGGTCATGGAGTAA
- a CDS encoding RluA family pseudouridine synthase — MNTRRNPKETAKRGTRSHSNSHSKPNGKLNHKAKAPAAPKSFTVNEPSELLPFLLIHITGRGRNAIKSILSRGQVAVNGKVVTQHNFQLHPGQTVTIDQEKPVQVAEMIGLTIVHEDDDLIIIQKDAGLLSIATAEENELTAYRQLMEHVRISNPKNRIFVVHRLDRDTSGVMMFAKSERIQQALQTTWKDTVKERSYVALVEGAVKRPEGTVSSWLKETSTLKMYSSPHEGDGLHAITHYKLIQANRHFSLLEVKLETGRKNQIRVHMADIGHPIAGDKKYGAETKTVGRLGLHARVLSFIHPTTGELMTFESPIPKTFLKYTAPAPTN; from the coding sequence ATGAACACAAGAAGAAATCCTAAAGAAACAGCCAAAAGAGGTACTCGTTCCCACAGCAATTCCCACAGCAAGCCAAATGGCAAGCTTAATCATAAAGCTAAAGCACCCGCAGCGCCCAAGTCTTTTACAGTAAATGAACCTTCTGAGCTGCTACCCTTCTTACTCATCCATATCACAGGCCGTGGACGAAATGCTATTAAATCTATCCTCTCGCGTGGACAAGTAGCAGTGAATGGCAAAGTAGTCACACAGCATAATTTTCAATTGCATCCGGGTCAAACTGTGACGATTGATCAAGAGAAGCCTGTACAAGTAGCGGAAATGATCGGACTCACCATCGTCCATGAAGATGATGATTTAATCATTATTCAGAAGGATGCTGGACTGCTGTCGATTGCCACTGCGGAAGAAAATGAATTAACAGCTTACCGCCAGCTTATGGAGCATGTCCGCATCAGCAATCCTAAGAATCGAATTTTTGTCGTGCACCGCTTGGACCGCGATACGTCTGGGGTAATGATGTTTGCCAAAAGCGAACGGATCCAGCAAGCACTGCAAACTACGTGGAAGGATACCGTGAAAGAACGTTCTTACGTAGCTCTAGTCGAAGGCGCCGTCAAAAGACCTGAAGGTACAGTGAGCTCTTGGCTAAAAGAAACCTCTACCCTGAAAATGTACTCCAGTCCTCATGAAGGCGATGGTCTACATGCGATCACACATTATAAGCTCATTCAGGCGAACCGCCACTTCTCGTTACTTGAGGTAAAGCTTGAAACTGGACGCAAAAATCAGATTCGTGTTCATATGGCAGATATCGGCCATCCGATTGCAGGAGACAAGAAGTATGGTGCAGAGACCAAAACGGTAGGCCGTCTCGGTCTGCATGCTCGTGTACTTTCTTTTATTCATCCTACTACAGGAGAGTTAATGACCTTCGAAAGTCCAATTCCGAAGACATTCCTGAAATATACCGCACCTGCACCTACGAACTAA
- a CDS encoding CLC_0170 family protein, protein MFYHQLTYVIVALLISSVLLLTVDTKIYAVNAMHREKKYANVIGWIYFSLFLLIGLAQLFYL, encoded by the coding sequence ATGTTCTATCACCAGCTAACCTACGTAATTGTTGCGCTGCTGATCTCCAGTGTTCTGTTGCTTACTGTGGATACTAAAATATATGCAGTCAATGCTATGCACCGGGAAAAGAAATACGCTAATGTGATCGGTTGGATATATTTCAGCTTATTCCTGCTGATAGGACTAGCTCAGCTATTCTATCTATAA
- a CDS encoding Ger(x)C family spore germination protein: MNKKIYKRVVLIFILSLLSGLLAGCWDQLEIEDRALVLGLSIDSVPPDSKTNDDQTTHLKSANINLPQIRVTAQIAVPGRVPLGPGSGGEGGGGNQNPVWVVEVYGYTLDDAMNNLQQQISDPRYLIHLRVIIISEDIARKSMDDLNDYLRRNPEVRRRTWLLVSEGEAAKFMNINPPLQRVPTLYILSTMEKAVTSGKFPADYIGVFWSADSKWGESGYLPYVSLHQEDNIMIKGLAYFSGGVMVGSTIPIEIGAYMSMKGINPGGYSDLFYADEFGPVMLKVNDRFTRVKVQFKEGKPHITYNLSLEAALDEHLRSDIPISSSRSLEKIEDIFQKRVIGIFNHLIEETQQAHSDVFGMGEYIRAYAPSYWKAHVRDKHDWEQQYSNLSIEVKLKTHIDRVGLKQN, encoded by the coding sequence ATGAATAAAAAAATTTATAAGCGTGTAGTTCTTATTTTTATTCTCTCACTCCTGTCTGGATTGCTCGCAGGTTGCTGGGACCAGCTCGAAATTGAAGATCGTGCATTGGTGCTAGGGTTATCCATTGATTCCGTCCCTCCAGACAGCAAAACAAATGATGACCAAACCACTCATCTTAAAAGCGCAAATATTAACTTACCCCAAATTCGTGTAACCGCCCAAATTGCGGTTCCGGGAAGAGTTCCACTCGGACCAGGCAGCGGGGGTGAAGGCGGAGGCGGAAATCAAAATCCAGTATGGGTCGTAGAAGTATACGGGTACACATTAGATGACGCCATGAACAATTTGCAGCAGCAAATTTCTGATCCACGTTATCTGATTCATTTACGAGTGATTATTATTAGTGAGGACATAGCAAGAAAAAGCATGGATGACTTAAATGATTATTTGCGTCGCAATCCAGAAGTTCGTCGCCGGACCTGGCTGCTAGTATCCGAAGGGGAGGCTGCCAAATTTATGAATATTAATCCTCCGCTGCAGCGAGTGCCGACCCTTTACATCCTCTCTACCATGGAAAAAGCAGTGACATCGGGGAAATTTCCTGCTGATTATATAGGTGTATTCTGGTCAGCAGATTCCAAATGGGGCGAAAGTGGTTATCTGCCTTACGTCTCATTACATCAGGAAGACAATATCATGATTAAAGGCCTAGCTTACTTTAGTGGTGGAGTGATGGTCGGTTCGACGATTCCCATTGAGATTGGCGCATATATGTCCATGAAGGGCATTAATCCCGGGGGATACTCCGATCTTTTTTATGCTGATGAATTCGGTCCGGTGATGCTCAAGGTCAACGACCGGTTCACGAGGGTGAAAGTTCAATTCAAAGAGGGTAAACCTCACATCACCTATAACCTCTCTTTAGAGGCGGCTCTGGATGAGCATTTACGTAGTGATATCCCTATCAGTTCCAGCCGTTCTTTAGAAAAGATTGAAGATATCTTTCAAAAGAGAGTGATCGGTATTTTCAACCACCTTATCGAAGAAACTCAACAAGCGCATTCCGATGTCTTTGGCATGGGTGAATATATTCGTGCATATGCTCCCTCCTACTGGAAAGCCCATGTTCGTGACAAACATGACTGGGAGCAGCAGTATTCCAATCTCAGTATTGAAGTTAAGTTGAAAACTCACATCGACAGAGTAGGTCTTAAACAAAATTAA